One window of the Thalassoroseus pseudoceratinae genome contains the following:
- a CDS encoding FecR domain-containing protein, translated as MNEDRLSQLIDSWHDDDLSEEQAEELNHILRESKEARRVFSAETQLHGLLHCAAAEDAIERVADIPTTTLQNGSRTLRGRSRPAWLMLVSAIAAGLIVAVAIQWWHSSSTPISVATLESSENAAWESELPTMPGSRLSPGILSLRTGVATVRFHSGAEVVVEAPAQLALLSPMRGKLLSGAAVVDVPDSAIGFVLETPDGYAVDYGTRFAVRVDQEEQQSNFEVIEGEIAVHHSKTGDEVRLIGHGKAVTVSERSIDVVDLEQRDEVPEHSQDVIRIGTHGRTGSAMRRDHKRHKFIQREFLSVKRTDSGKWDYQSFFAFDVSAVDFDQVESARLRLNLVPSTRGLASRLPKINRFGIYGLTNREKEDWQFGASWDDSPGPADGVRLGSFEVPRSVQRGTFGIQNDELLNFLKANRDRPVTLILVRETTQIEGVGAGLTHLFASDSHPEAVGPMLELTVNN; from the coding sequence ATGAACGAAGACCGACTCAGTCAGTTGATCGACTCCTGGCATGACGATGACTTGTCAGAAGAACAAGCCGAAGAGTTGAATCATATTCTCCGTGAATCGAAAGAAGCTCGTCGCGTGTTTTCGGCCGAGACGCAGTTACACGGTTTGTTACATTGTGCCGCGGCAGAAGATGCCATCGAACGTGTCGCTGATATTCCCACTACGACACTGCAGAACGGGAGCCGAACGTTACGTGGCCGATCGCGACCCGCATGGCTGATGCTAGTTTCCGCAATCGCTGCTGGCTTGATTGTTGCGGTGGCGATTCAGTGGTGGCATTCGTCGTCCACACCGATATCAGTTGCCACGCTGGAATCAAGCGAGAACGCTGCGTGGGAAAGTGAGTTGCCAACGATGCCGGGATCAAGACTGTCACCCGGAATCCTAAGTCTGCGAACCGGTGTCGCCACGGTTCGGTTTCACTCAGGAGCGGAGGTCGTCGTCGAAGCGCCCGCACAGTTGGCGTTGCTTTCGCCGATGCGAGGCAAACTATTGTCAGGGGCAGCTGTCGTTGATGTGCCGGACTCGGCGATCGGGTTCGTTCTGGAAACGCCGGATGGCTACGCCGTTGATTACGGGACTCGATTCGCCGTGCGTGTCGACCAGGAAGAACAACAATCAAACTTCGAGGTCATCGAAGGGGAAATCGCCGTGCACCACTCCAAGACAGGTGACGAAGTGCGGCTGATTGGTCACGGAAAAGCGGTGACGGTGTCCGAGCGATCCATTGATGTCGTGGACCTCGAACAACGAGATGAAGTGCCTGAACATTCACAAGACGTGATCCGGATTGGAACCCATGGTCGAACGGGTTCGGCCATGCGACGCGACCATAAACGCCATAAGTTTATTCAGCGTGAGTTCCTGTCGGTCAAGCGGACCGATAGCGGAAAGTGGGACTACCAATCGTTCTTCGCCTTCGATGTGAGTGCCGTCGACTTCGATCAAGTGGAATCGGCCCGCTTGCGATTGAACCTCGTCCCGTCGACGCGGGGACTTGCATCGCGATTGCCGAAGATAAATCGTTTCGGCATCTATGGGCTGACAAACCGCGAGAAAGAAGACTGGCAGTTTGGAGCTTCGTGGGACGATTCACCGGGGCCGGCTGACGGCGTCCGGCTAGGCAGCTTTGAGGTGCCTCGCAGCGTACAACGGGGAACGTTCGGAATTCAGAACGACGAGCTACTGAACTTTCTAAAAGCAAACCGCGATCGGCCGGTGACCCTAATTCTTGTTCGAGAAACGACTCAAATTGAAGGTGTTGGAGCTGGCCTGACTCATCTCTTCGCGAGTGATTCTCACCCAGAAGCCGTCGGGCCAATGCTCGAATTGACTGTCAACAACTAA
- a CDS encoding sigma-70 family RNA polymerase sigma factor, whose translation MSEDPIHLDDHTLQVQTLFVQHQQAVMAYVLSLEPGIHDAEEIVQETFVTASRKASTWTAGTNFLAWACAIARFRTLSFQRDRGRRNRRLAQDVVEMLAENMDEDFSVFQGRVAALRRCLKQLAPKAHELVNLRYHAGLMPEQIAGEIEWTTNAVRVALTRARNALRECLGRSGEKAL comes from the coding sequence ATGAGCGAAGATCCCATCCATCTCGATGATCATACCCTGCAGGTCCAAACGCTGTTCGTGCAGCACCAGCAGGCTGTGATGGCGTACGTATTGTCGCTCGAACCGGGGATTCACGACGCGGAGGAGATCGTTCAGGAGACATTTGTTACGGCAAGTCGAAAGGCTTCGACGTGGACGGCCGGAACGAATTTTCTCGCGTGGGCCTGTGCGATCGCACGGTTTCGGACTCTGAGTTTTCAACGTGATCGCGGACGCAGAAACCGTCGGCTGGCGCAAGATGTCGTTGAAATGCTGGCAGAAAACATGGATGAGGATTTCTCGGTGTTTCAAGGACGGGTGGCGGCACTGCGGAGATGCTTGAAACAGTTAGCACCCAAGGCTCATGAGCTTGTTAACCTTCGATACCACGCTGGCCTAATGCCTGAGCAAATTGCCGGGGAAATCGAATGGACTACGAATGCGGTTCGAGTCGCGTTGACACGGGCTCGCAACGCGCTCCGGGAATGTTTGGGGCGATCGGGGGAGAAGGCTCTATGA
- a CDS encoding winged helix-turn-helix transcriptional regulator: MDTNGKPRHTSYELPACPVEATLELIGGKWKGMILFYLLDGRLRFSELKRQIGCVTQRMLTKQLRELEASGLVNRIVYAEVPPRVEYELTEEGESLRPVLGALKEWGNSHALKLLEKREAERA, translated from the coding sequence ATGGATACTAATGGAAAGCCTCGTCATACCAGCTACGAACTCCCCGCCTGTCCGGTCGAAGCGACGCTGGAATTAATTGGAGGAAAATGGAAAGGCATGATCCTGTTCTATCTGCTGGATGGACGCCTCCGTTTCAGTGAACTCAAACGCCAAATCGGATGTGTGACACAAAGAATGCTGACCAAGCAACTTCGCGAACTCGAAGCCAGCGGCTTGGTGAACCGGATCGTCTATGCCGAAGTTCCGCCGCGAGTCGAATATGAACTGACGGAAGAAGGCGAGTCGCTTCGGCCCGTTCTGGGCGCACTCAAGGAGTGGGGAAACTCCCATGCTCTGAAGCTGCTCGAAAAACGTGAAGCTGAGCGGGCATGA
- a CDS encoding zinc-dependent alcohol dehydrogenase family protein, producing the protein MKAMQIKTYGENAQFEVAEVDKPEVKPGHVLVKIAASSVNTVDTMIRKMGKELPLSPDTPAILGMDFAGTVEVVGEGVTDYSVGDEVYGCAGGLADLPGTLAEYIVADIDLIAKKPRNLSMREAAALPLVAITAYEGLQRAGIKPGQKVLVHGGSGGVGHVAVQLAKHWGAEVFSTGGGESQLALIEKLGGIPINYKTEPIEDYVNKHTDGAGFDLIFDSVGGENLSKSFEAAALNGQVATTVSMVELDLTPAHFKGLSLHVVFMLIPMLHNFRRDDHAKILSDLATISESGGLQPVLDEKQFTLEEAGQAHARLESGKAMGKVVVENL; encoded by the coding sequence ATGAAAGCAATGCAAATTAAAACCTACGGCGAAAACGCACAGTTTGAAGTCGCCGAAGTCGACAAACCGGAAGTCAAACCCGGTCACGTCCTTGTGAAAATTGCCGCGTCGAGCGTGAACACCGTCGATACGATGATCCGTAAGATGGGCAAGGAGTTGCCACTTTCACCCGACACGCCCGCGATCCTCGGAATGGACTTCGCCGGCACAGTCGAGGTCGTTGGCGAGGGCGTAACGGACTACTCCGTGGGCGATGAAGTCTATGGATGTGCAGGCGGACTTGCCGACTTGCCCGGCACGCTGGCTGAATACATCGTCGCCGACATCGACTTGATCGCCAAGAAACCAAGGAACCTGTCAATGCGAGAAGCAGCCGCTCTCCCGCTGGTTGCAATCACTGCATACGAAGGTTTGCAACGAGCCGGCATCAAGCCGGGCCAGAAAGTCTTGGTGCATGGTGGCTCCGGCGGGGTGGGCCATGTCGCGGTGCAGCTCGCCAAACATTGGGGCGCTGAAGTCTTTTCTACTGGTGGAGGCGAGTCGCAACTTGCTTTGATTGAAAAACTAGGCGGGATACCTATTAACTACAAAACCGAACCGATTGAAGATTACGTCAACAAGCATACTGATGGGGCCGGTTTCGATCTCATCTTTGATTCGGTCGGTGGCGAGAACTTGTCGAAGTCATTCGAGGCGGCTGCCCTTAACGGCCAAGTCGCAACCACCGTCTCAATGGTTGAACTCGACCTAACGCCTGCACACTTCAAAGGACTCTCATTGCATGTTGTTTTCATGCTGATTCCGATGCTACACAACTTTCGCCGAGACGATCACGCCAAGATTCTTAGTGACCTAGCCACCATCTCGGAATCCGGCGGGCTGCAACCCGTGCTCGATGAAAAGCAGTTCACACTTGAAGAAGCCGGACAGGCACACGCACGGCTGGAAAGCGGAAAAGCGATGGGCAAAGTCGTTGTCGAGAATCTGTAA
- a CDS encoding DUF1559 domain-containing protein codes for MFRSCKRGFTLIELLVVIAIIAILIALLLPAVQQAREAARRTQCRNNLKQLGLAMHNYHDVHKMLPPGYRFMPNSPIEAMGTPNVSLLPFLDQGNLQKLADAEIPWYLQSPSTAQTIVSVFVCPSDVASNPTAYPWIENMGVPVGHLFANSSYAYSFGYRDAFSFSAGFGPPPVTPESGVFAFHSRTRLAAISDGSSNTFAVGEAASGFPICEGIGCGTEVTGPNGANGSAHGWLVGGAGAEPFYATGLRYTGHAASTVERMNKEIVTDSYAGISGSQAFDNRASWEGGPHWMSHFRSHHNGGCHFLFCDGSVNFLSETIDMTTYRNLSCMQDGKVIGEY; via the coding sequence ATGTTCCGGAGTTGCAAACGTGGGTTTACGCTCATCGAACTCTTAGTCGTCATCGCGATCATTGCAATTCTCATTGCTCTCTTGCTACCGGCAGTGCAGCAAGCCCGCGAGGCAGCCCGGCGGACACAATGTCGAAACAACCTGAAGCAACTGGGGCTCGCAATGCACAACTATCATGATGTGCATAAAATGCTGCCACCAGGTTATCGGTTCATGCCAAACTCGCCGATCGAAGCAATGGGCACGCCAAATGTCTCACTATTGCCATTTCTTGATCAAGGCAACCTTCAGAAACTTGCGGATGCGGAAATCCCGTGGTATCTGCAAAGTCCTTCGACAGCGCAAACGATCGTGTCAGTTTTTGTCTGCCCGTCCGATGTCGCATCGAATCCCACAGCGTACCCATGGATTGAAAATATGGGAGTACCGGTCGGACATTTGTTCGCAAACTCCTCGTACGCCTACAGTTTTGGGTACCGTGATGCCTTCAGCTTTAGTGCCGGGTTTGGCCCTCCACCGGTCACACCAGAGTCAGGGGTTTTTGCGTTTCATTCCCGCACGCGATTGGCAGCGATCTCGGATGGAAGTAGCAACACATTTGCAGTCGGCGAAGCCGCTTCCGGTTTTCCAATCTGTGAAGGCATCGGATGCGGCACCGAGGTCACTGGTCCCAATGGCGCGAACGGATCGGCTCATGGTTGGCTAGTTGGCGGAGCCGGCGCCGAACCGTTTTATGCGACCGGCCTGCGTTACACCGGTCATGCGGCGAGTACCGTCGAGCGAATGAACAAGGAGATCGTCACGGATTCCTATGCAGGTATCTCAGGATCACAGGCCTTCGACAACAGAGCGAGTTGGGAGGGCGGGCCGCATTGGATGAGCCATTTCCGTAGTCACCACAATGGCGGTTGTCACTTTCTGTTTTGTGACGGATCGGTCAATTTCCTGAGTGAAACCATCGACATGACAACTTACCGCAATCTCTCATGCATGCAGGATGGCAAAGTCATTGGCGAGTACTGA
- a CDS encoding serine/threonine-protein kinase: MSDVKQANPFEHIQSLCRDFRRQLKSGTPTRIEDYLDRVEKSSREMLFQNLLHVEIEFRRRQGEQASSDQYADRFPDLMGLVRQAFFESTILSMGPHVDTPANEKTVLYGMPAARKLGDYELLRELGRGGFGVVYEAKHLQRNDLVALKTLPTLMDGQPQPLDDAGRLHRFRREFRSLSEINHPNLVGMQSLEVEGRQWFFTMDLIQGKDFITHVRPQGEFDESRLRPALAQLVTGVLALHRNYIIHRDLKPSNVMVDEDGRVVVLDFGLVLEQQRTSLAETENGITGSPAYMSPEQAMSDTATTTSDWYSVGVMLYEALTGQVPFSGSVLKVLQDKQQQPAPSLPRDSDLPNDLCDLCEALLATKPSDRPDPAEIAHSVAYAGAPTESVTPSRPHGLIGRETHLAKLRTALSDFNDRGQPVAVFIDGRSGEGKTSLCDAFLEPFRQHSRYALLSGRCYDRESVPFRALDTVIDAICGYLNGLTTEAVNSVLPRDVQALQHTFPVFGRVKAIRASQSANLSELDDHEVRNRAFLAMRELLGRISDRQPVILFVDDLQWGDTDSAEVLMQVLRGPNPPRVYFLGTYRTDEADDSRFLTAWQTIAKQQQIEVDTRSLSVGPLTADECRQLMIEMLDTDTEVVRRRATEFFEQTAGNAFLFTELVGCFDPDADSFHQIPVNQIIDNKLRDLPPEATTLLQLISVSGQALQTSEVATAAGLEAVPMATLTRMRNARLIRFVGEETTPIVDTYHDRIRETVLAELDKTQAIEQHRLLGQAIEQIHGGLTEEQLQSIEQGNFELNDDAAITRLFDLSFHFSAANDSRKGFAYSVLAAEQARRQFSLEAAVPKYVAGRVHFDHVNQTAQYQLLLRLGETLRLLGRYSEAEEALSAALPLSQDVVERCAVENVQAEACRQAGRYEESAKRFATSLRSMGIVVPNSTPGLIFGIAKQVAIQALHTLRGYPRPSSPPAGPRELLITKLLFGYNMSVWFRNTPNVLWTCLASLNRAERFAPSRELILSHSLHSAICMVLKIENRGRRYLDRVSTTTSDDDFGMRLLHHFHAAVGHYSGTRFVETQQHADQGLAVLERSGDVWRGLLLKLHFLLAEYRLGHLESALKSALDGFAESVRLGDPNTAHDYLNLVAMITGGRFRFDEMNSALTPIPDNFQATNQKLQAEARWHLHCGRIEEGYRVAEEGFQLMKKHVVINHITNTNFPLILKAIRLYADDIQSTDPAAAKAELKKGYRRAKWANRITLGGPDHAATLRELAIYHEKRGHIRKALKVLQRSCEVADQYEMKAEAIESRCLHTTLSAQYGLATQTEADEATEVLSQLRSQLDELFKTQPYLRDLSETDRDSIANSF, from the coding sequence GTGAGTGACGTCAAACAGGCCAATCCGTTCGAGCACATTCAGTCGCTGTGCCGAGACTTTCGGCGGCAGCTCAAAAGCGGTACGCCGACACGGATTGAAGATTATCTTGACCGCGTCGAGAAATCTTCGCGGGAAATGTTGTTTCAGAATCTATTGCATGTCGAGATTGAGTTTCGTCGGCGACAAGGCGAGCAGGCCTCGTCTGATCAGTACGCTGACCGGTTCCCCGATCTGATGGGGCTTGTTCGTCAGGCGTTCTTCGAGTCAACCATCCTATCGATGGGTCCGCATGTAGATACGCCGGCGAACGAAAAGACCGTGCTGTACGGGATGCCTGCCGCCCGCAAGTTGGGCGACTATGAACTCCTGCGGGAACTCGGGCGAGGTGGTTTCGGCGTTGTCTATGAAGCCAAGCACTTGCAACGCAATGATTTGGTCGCCCTGAAAACTTTGCCAACCCTGATGGATGGCCAACCGCAACCGCTCGATGACGCAGGACGGCTACATCGGTTTCGCCGCGAGTTTCGATCGCTTTCGGAGATCAATCATCCGAATCTCGTGGGGATGCAGTCGCTGGAAGTTGAGGGGCGGCAATGGTTCTTCACGATGGACCTGATCCAAGGCAAGGACTTTATCACGCATGTCCGCCCCCAAGGAGAATTCGACGAAAGCCGTCTGCGTCCTGCTCTAGCGCAATTAGTCACGGGGGTGTTGGCTCTCCATCGCAACTACATTATTCATCGCGATCTCAAGCCTTCCAACGTGATGGTTGATGAAGATGGTCGTGTCGTGGTGCTGGATTTTGGACTGGTGCTCGAGCAGCAACGCACCTCATTGGCCGAGACGGAAAATGGCATTACCGGGAGTCCCGCCTACATGTCGCCCGAGCAGGCGATGTCAGATACGGCAACAACAACTTCTGACTGGTACTCGGTTGGTGTCATGTTGTATGAGGCTTTGACGGGCCAGGTTCCGTTTTCCGGCAGCGTATTGAAAGTGTTGCAGGACAAGCAGCAACAGCCCGCGCCGTCACTGCCTCGTGATAGCGATTTGCCGAACGATCTATGTGACCTGTGTGAGGCACTCCTGGCAACGAAACCCAGCGACCGACCCGACCCTGCCGAGATTGCCCACTCAGTGGCGTATGCTGGTGCGCCCACCGAATCTGTGACTCCGAGTCGACCACACGGATTGATAGGGCGGGAAACGCATTTGGCAAAACTTCGCACCGCATTGAGTGATTTCAATGATCGAGGCCAGCCGGTTGCGGTCTTCATCGACGGACGCTCGGGGGAAGGCAAAACGTCCTTGTGCGATGCGTTTCTCGAGCCGTTTCGTCAGCACTCGCGTTACGCTCTGTTGAGTGGTCGTTGCTACGACCGCGAATCCGTGCCGTTCAGAGCGTTGGATACGGTCATCGACGCCATCTGCGGATATCTCAATGGTTTGACCACCGAAGCAGTTAACTCGGTCTTGCCACGAGATGTTCAGGCACTGCAACACACCTTCCCGGTATTCGGTCGTGTGAAGGCGATTCGTGCGAGTCAGTCGGCTAATCTGAGTGAGCTTGATGACCACGAAGTGCGGAATCGAGCGTTTCTAGCAATGCGAGAGTTGCTAGGAAGAATCAGCGATCGCCAACCCGTCATTCTGTTCGTCGACGATCTCCAGTGGGGGGACACGGATAGTGCGGAAGTCTTGATGCAAGTTCTGCGGGGTCCCAATCCTCCCCGCGTCTACTTTCTAGGTACTTATCGGACGGATGAGGCCGACGATAGTCGATTCCTCACGGCATGGCAGACGATCGCCAAACAACAGCAAATCGAAGTGGATACCCGGTCGCTCAGTGTGGGACCTCTGACTGCTGATGAGTGCCGACAACTGATGATCGAGATGCTCGACACCGACACGGAAGTCGTCCGCCGCCGGGCCACGGAATTTTTCGAACAAACGGCCGGAAACGCATTCTTGTTCACCGAGTTGGTCGGCTGCTTCGATCCCGACGCGGATTCGTTTCATCAGATCCCTGTCAATCAGATTATTGACAACAAGCTTCGGGATTTGCCGCCGGAAGCCACGACGCTCTTGCAACTAATCAGCGTCTCTGGGCAAGCGTTGCAGACCAGTGAGGTTGCCACCGCAGCCGGTCTTGAAGCCGTTCCCATGGCTACGCTAACTCGGATGCGGAATGCCCGATTGATTCGCTTCGTGGGAGAAGAGACAACACCGATCGTCGATACATATCACGATCGAATCCGAGAAACCGTTTTGGCCGAACTAGACAAGACACAGGCAATCGAACAGCACCGGTTGCTCGGCCAGGCCATTGAACAGATTCATGGTGGATTGACGGAAGAGCAATTGCAGAGCATCGAGCAGGGCAACTTTGAACTCAACGACGACGCTGCGATCACGCGACTTTTTGACCTATCGTTTCATTTCTCTGCAGCAAACGACTCGCGAAAAGGCTTCGCCTATAGTGTTCTTGCCGCCGAACAGGCACGGCGACAATTCTCTTTGGAAGCCGCTGTGCCCAAGTACGTCGCCGGACGCGTGCATTTCGATCATGTCAATCAAACGGCTCAATATCAATTGTTACTGCGACTCGGTGAAACGCTCAGACTTCTCGGCCGGTATTCCGAGGCGGAAGAAGCATTGTCCGCCGCGTTGCCACTTTCACAAGATGTTGTCGAGCGTTGTGCGGTTGAGAATGTACAAGCGGAAGCTTGTCGTCAGGCAGGGCGTTATGAAGAGAGCGCAAAACGCTTCGCAACGAGTCTGCGGTCAATGGGAATTGTTGTACCGAATTCGACACCTGGCCTGATTTTCGGCATCGCGAAACAAGTTGCGATTCAAGCTCTGCATACTCTTAGAGGTTACCCGCGACCTAGTAGCCCTCCAGCAGGTCCGCGTGAACTTCTCATTACAAAGTTGCTGTTCGGATACAACATGTCGGTATGGTTTCGGAATACCCCGAATGTGCTGTGGACGTGCCTTGCCTCGCTCAATCGCGCGGAGCGGTTCGCTCCGTCTCGGGAACTTATCCTCTCTCACAGTTTGCATAGCGCCATTTGCATGGTCCTGAAGATAGAGAATCGCGGTCGCCGTTATCTGGATCGTGTCTCTACCACAACTAGTGACGACGATTTCGGCATGCGTTTGCTACACCACTTCCATGCGGCAGTCGGTCACTATTCCGGCACGCGGTTTGTTGAAACACAGCAGCATGCGGATCAGGGGCTAGCAGTCCTTGAACGCAGTGGTGATGTTTGGCGAGGACTGTTGCTCAAACTGCATTTCCTATTGGCCGAGTATCGACTCGGTCATTTAGAATCGGCTCTCAAAAGTGCTCTCGACGGTTTCGCGGAAAGCGTACGTCTGGGTGATCCGAATACGGCTCACGACTATCTCAACCTCGTCGCGATGATTACGGGCGGGCGGTTTCGTTTCGATGAAATGAACTCGGCGTTGACGCCGATCCCCGATAACTTTCAAGCGACCAATCAAAAGTTGCAGGCCGAAGCCCGCTGGCATTTGCATTGCGGACGCATCGAAGAAGGATATCGTGTTGCGGAAGAAGGCTTTCAATTGATGAAGAAACACGTCGTGATCAATCACATCACGAATACTAATTTTCCGTTGATTCTCAAAGCCATCAGGCTATACGCGGACGACATACAATCAACAGACCCCGCCGCAGCCAAAGCGGAGCTAAAGAAAGGTTACCGACGAGCCAAATGGGCCAACCGCATTACCCTTGGTGGACCAGATCATGCCGCCACACTACGCGAATTGGCCATCTATCACGAGAAACGCGGCCACATTCGAAAAGCACTCAAAGTCTTGCAGCGTAGTTGCGAAGTCGCTGATCAGTATGAAATGAAAGCGGAAGCAATCGAATCCCGATGCCTGCACACAACCTTAAGTGCTCAATATGGTTTAGCAACACAGACTGAGGCCGACGAGGCCACTGAAGTCTTGTCGCAACTCCGCTCTCAGCTTGACGAATTGTTCAAGACACAACCCTACTTGCGTGATCTATCGGAAACCGATCGCGACTCAATCGCCAACTCATTTTGA